A region from the Coleofasciculus sp. FACHB-1120 genome encodes:
- the secF gene encoding protein translocase subunit SecF, translating into MKLNLIKRRSLWWTISAILILSGLIAMVINWTQIGAPLRPSLDFVGGTRLQFELDCSKPNNCDRPIDISTVREAIAAQGLGDSSIQALTRNSQGQTQPGVSIRTKALNVDQRTKLQNALSQLRAFDPQKTQIDTVGPTLGRQLFASGLLAILLSFVGIFVYLTFRFQFDYSLFAFVALLHDVLITLGFFAILSLVLGTEVDSLFVVAILTIIGFSVNDTVVIYDRVREVIKLNPGEHINQIVEDAVNQTLTRSINTTFTVLLTLFSIFFFGGETLKNFALALIVGFAAGAYSSIFIASTLLAWWRERTGQAIATAATEPKASDEI; encoded by the coding sequence ATGAAACTAAATCTCATCAAACGGCGATCGCTCTGGTGGACGATTTCTGCCATCCTGATCCTGAGCGGACTGATTGCGATGGTAATCAACTGGACGCAGATCGGTGCGCCGTTACGTCCCAGTCTGGATTTTGTCGGCGGTACGCGGTTGCAGTTTGAACTCGACTGTTCTAAACCAAACAACTGCGATCGACCCATTGATATCTCGACGGTTCGGGAAGCGATCGCAGCTCAAGGTTTGGGTGACAGTAGCATCCAAGCGTTAACCAGGAACTCTCAAGGGCAAACTCAGCCGGGAGTGTCTATTCGCACCAAAGCGTTGAATGTTGACCAACGCACCAAGCTGCAAAATGCCTTAAGCCAACTCAGAGCCTTCGATCCCCAAAAGACTCAGATAGACACGGTGGGTCCGACCCTCGGACGCCAGTTGTTTGCCTCTGGTTTACTGGCGATATTGCTCTCCTTTGTGGGTATTTTTGTTTACCTGACCTTCCGCTTCCAGTTCGACTACTCCTTGTTCGCCTTTGTTGCCTTGCTCCACGATGTTTTGATCACCCTAGGGTTTTTCGCCATCTTGAGCTTGGTATTGGGTACTGAAGTCGATAGCTTATTTGTCGTCGCTATCTTGACGATCATCGGTTTCTCGGTCAACGATACGGTGGTAATCTACGACCGGGTTCGGGAAGTCATTAAACTAAATCCTGGAGAGCATATTAACCAGATTGTCGAAGACGCGGTTAATCAAACCCTGACTCGCTCGATTAATACCACCTTTACAGTGTTGCTGACTTTGTTTTCCATCTTTTTCTTTGGTGGAGAAACGCTGAAAAACTTTGCCTTAGCGCTGATTGTTGGGTTTGCCGCTGGTGCTTATTCCAGTATCTTCATTGCGAGCACCCTTTTAGCTTGGTGGAGAGAACGGACGGGTCAAGCGATCGCTACTGCGGCAACAGAACCCAAAGCTTCTGATGAAATCTGA